The Pseudobacteriovorax antillogorgiicola genome has a window encoding:
- a CDS encoding class I SAM-dependent methyltransferase encodes MTEFYSRSDMEKQGKWLANRVLKNFKHRRKLFKKQGTDAFRLYDWDIPEVRAVVDWYDGNLVVAEYVRQQTEGIPWLETVAGYVAEALGVAEDKVFLKKRQTRPGTWARRYERLDQSQHQVIVAEQGLRFIVNLRDYLDTGLFLDHRQTRAMVRDQARGKSILNLFAYTGSFTCYGAQGEATNSLTVDLSSKYIQWAQDNLALNELTAPQHQFLVADVLAFLDDAIADGRTWDLIILDPPSFSTRKNAFEFDIQRDHPWLLEKVQALLSAEGSLYFSTNHARFEMAPTVKGFKDISGQTVPPDFKSRRPHQCFLYQCKGTIS; translated from the coding sequence ATGACTGAATTTTATAGTCGAAGTGACATGGAAAAGCAAGGTAAGTGGCTTGCCAACCGTGTTCTCAAGAATTTTAAGCATCGCCGCAAGCTTTTTAAGAAGCAAGGAACCGATGCTTTTCGTCTTTATGACTGGGATATCCCCGAGGTACGTGCCGTCGTTGATTGGTATGACGGCAACCTAGTCGTTGCCGAGTATGTGCGCCAACAAACCGAGGGAATTCCTTGGCTTGAAACCGTCGCTGGCTACGTAGCTGAAGCCTTAGGTGTGGCTGAAGACAAGGTCTTCCTTAAAAAAAGGCAGACTCGCCCCGGCACTTGGGCCAGGCGCTACGAGCGGCTTGACCAGAGCCAGCATCAAGTCATAGTTGCGGAACAAGGGCTCCGTTTTATCGTGAACCTAAGAGACTACCTCGACACTGGCTTGTTTCTCGACCATCGGCAAACCCGCGCCATGGTCCGCGACCAGGCCAGAGGCAAGTCGATACTTAATCTATTTGCATATACCGGATCGTTTACCTGCTATGGGGCGCAGGGTGAAGCCACCAATAGCCTGACCGTTGATCTATCCTCAAAGTATATTCAGTGGGCGCAAGACAACCTTGCCCTGAATGAGCTGACAGCGCCCCAACATCAATTTCTGGTCGCTGATGTTCTCGCTTTTTTGGATGATGCTATTGCAGACGGGAGAACCTGGGATCTCATCATTCTCGATCCCCCTTCGTTTTCTACAAGAAAAAACGCCTTTGAATTTGATATTCAACGGGATCACCCTTGGCTTCTTGAAAAGGTTCAGGCTCTGCTTTCTGCTGAGGGATCCTTATATTTTTCAACCAATCACGCTCGCTTCGAGATGGCCCCCACTGTTAAGGGGTTTAAAGATATATCGGGGCAAACTGTTCCTCCTGACTTTAAAAGCAGGAGACCTCATCAGTGCTTTCTTTATCAATGCAAAGGGACCATATCGTGA
- a CDS encoding ATP-binding protein: MASIEIGQGVRYLIETKSLSLDAAVVALNEGRFVGLQEPGLPPQYFDHGVWVSLTVDNQDSKSWTVASVYNALDRFDVFVREPNGGFKRVDVLESRVPAFELKEGFREYLIRQASLSSMGVRFLADKSDAFRDKEQRTLILIAMMLGILFALTLYKMFLWLSLGDRLYLFYVFYVSTNTFSALMIVNFPIGTLHFLGPDTLYYLPYFRFIFPLTAFLFAYDMLTGTTGNNSWFGKALLGYCGLLLITPLLYAVSPWQSFVRASLDGLFLLGLVLLILLSAMRTYQGSRSAFYYLVSQISFFGFAFLYLVTLQGGIVFNEWTQLFIMIGLCTQLIMMAFALAARIKEIDHLRRAAEIEASVRRKTAEELRHLFRIISHDINNALSLVSGAAFAAQRRDPENFLLGKILKGAGIIESIISGVKDYELHLDRNETVDLESVSLQKVAEEIRFLFAERAKEKGVELDISGGPNICVKAVESTLVNEVLGNFVSNAIKFTDPGSSIQLSWQETASRAVITIKDTGIGIPEELLQNLNENQKLSSTIGTNGEKGTGFGLQIALRSIQSFLGRYDFQSRPKDQYGDDSGTEITVYLQKAELPV; encoded by the coding sequence GTGGCTTCCATCGAGATTGGGCAAGGGGTTCGGTATCTTATCGAAACCAAGTCTCTCTCATTAGATGCTGCCGTAGTCGCCTTAAATGAAGGTCGCTTTGTCGGGCTCCAGGAGCCAGGGCTTCCTCCCCAATATTTTGATCACGGGGTGTGGGTCTCATTGACTGTTGATAATCAAGACAGCAAGTCCTGGACTGTCGCCAGTGTCTACAATGCCCTAGATCGCTTCGATGTGTTTGTGCGAGAGCCGAACGGTGGTTTTAAGCGAGTCGACGTACTGGAAAGCCGTGTCCCAGCATTTGAGCTCAAGGAAGGCTTTAGAGAGTATCTCATCCGCCAAGCTAGCCTTAGCTCCATGGGAGTGAGGTTTCTTGCCGATAAGTCGGATGCATTCAGGGACAAGGAGCAACGTACGCTTATACTTATAGCGATGATGCTTGGTATCCTGTTTGCCTTGACTCTATATAAAATGTTTCTATGGCTGAGTCTTGGGGATCGCCTCTATCTTTTTTATGTTTTTTACGTTTCTACCAATACCTTCTCAGCATTGATGATCGTTAACTTTCCCATTGGAACGCTCCACTTCCTAGGGCCGGACACCTTATACTATCTGCCATATTTTAGGTTTATTTTTCCCCTGACCGCTTTTCTGTTTGCCTATGATATGTTAACGGGGACTACAGGTAACAATTCTTGGTTTGGGAAAGCCTTACTCGGTTATTGTGGGCTTTTACTTATAACACCGCTTCTCTACGCCGTATCACCTTGGCAAAGTTTTGTTCGTGCCAGCCTTGATGGCTTGTTTCTTTTGGGGTTGGTTCTACTTATCCTATTGTCGGCAATGCGAACCTATCAAGGGTCTCGTTCCGCATTCTACTACCTAGTATCACAAATTAGCTTTTTCGGGTTCGCTTTCCTATATCTTGTCACCCTGCAAGGTGGAATTGTCTTCAACGAGTGGACCCAGTTGTTCATAATGATTGGGCTTTGCACTCAACTCATCATGATGGCTTTTGCCCTGGCGGCACGCATTAAGGAGATTGACCATTTGCGGCGTGCCGCTGAGATCGAGGCATCGGTTAGAAGAAAAACTGCAGAAGAGCTAAGACATCTTTTTAGAATTATCTCTCATGATATTAACAATGCTTTATCTCTTGTTTCAGGAGCAGCTTTCGCTGCGCAAAGACGGGACCCGGAAAACTTCCTCTTAGGAAAAATACTGAAGGGTGCTGGTATCATTGAAAGCATTATCAGTGGTGTAAAAGATTATGAGCTTCACCTCGATCGTAACGAGACAGTAGATTTAGAGAGCGTTTCTCTGCAAAAGGTTGCTGAGGAAATCCGCTTTCTTTTTGCTGAGCGTGCTAAGGAAAAAGGTGTTGAACTGGATATCTCCGGTGGACCTAACATCTGCGTGAAGGCCGTTGAGTCGACTCTCGTCAATGAGGTCTTAGGTAACTTTGTTAGCAACGCAATCAAGTTTACCGACCCAGGCAGTAGCATACAGCTTAGCTGGCAAGAAACAGCCTCCCGTGCAGTAATAACAATAAAAGACACGGGGATTGGAATCCCTGAAGAGCTTTTACAGAACCTCAATGAGAATCAAAAGCTTAGTTCTACCATAGGGACTAACGGCGAAAAAGGAACAGGCTTTGGCCTCCAAATCGCACTACGTTCGATCCAGTCGTTTCTTGGTCGATATGACTTCCAAAGCCGGCCCAAGGATCAGTACGGTGACGATTCTGGCACCGAAATTACCGTCTATCTGCAAAAGGCTGAGCTACCAGTTTAG
- a CDS encoding iron-containing redox enzyme family protein, producing MKQLLSVKREVESFLTHMKSKNPLYHALFYQPVSLETLSVFTTNLQRLVEHTPVHLKLAIETSASQNREPLQSFFRDKFLEEQGHDQWAANDLKRQQTLGSKARNIPILPSMQELIDFNSETILSDPGCYLAYIFLAEYMTVLGTPDMLKSLQENSKIPPDALTILGNHAELDQNHVLNWESEIANLVDLNQYEPLFLDTIRRAASRYEQFCTDCYEVSYDIAV from the coding sequence ATGAAGCAGCTCCTTTCAGTCAAGCGGGAAGTCGAATCTTTCTTGACTCACATGAAATCGAAGAACCCATTGTACCATGCGCTGTTTTACCAGCCAGTATCATTAGAAACCTTGTCCGTCTTTACCACTAATCTGCAACGTCTAGTAGAACACACGCCCGTTCATTTAAAGCTTGCTATCGAAACTAGCGCGTCTCAAAACCGTGAGCCACTCCAATCCTTCTTTAGGGATAAGTTTCTTGAGGAGCAGGGCCACGACCAATGGGCTGCCAATGATCTTAAGCGCCAACAGACACTCGGCAGCAAGGCTCGTAATATTCCCATCCTGCCAAGCATGCAGGAGCTGATCGACTTCAATAGCGAAACGATCCTGAGTGACCCCGGCTGCTACTTGGCCTATATCTTCCTGGCTGAATATATGACCGTTCTGGGAACCCCGGATATGCTTAAATCACTGCAAGAAAATTCAAAAATCCCTCCCGACGCACTCACAATCCTTGGCAATCATGCTGAGCTTGATCAGAACCATGTGTTGAACTGGGAAAGTGAAATTGCAAATCTTGTTGATCTAAATCAATATGAGCCGCTTTTCTTAGACACAATCCGACGGGCGGCAAGCCGATACGAGCAGTTTTGCACAGATTGCTACGAGGTGAGCTATGACATTGCAGTTTAA
- a CDS encoding YcaO-like family protein — protein sequence MTLQFKKVLHSQLAEWTLEPPFVETATVCNLKIFGVGMIASHPKFGQAIGAAASLLETPSNRAWFELCERAAILEGLAKGPDGIFPIRDIDGHLREMRRGRLVFGDDTYNQQSLSLKKSKSNGVALYSNWPEACLRASLELMERHHILESWRGQTLPKRCIPSSLGSLHPLHEIYDPHYYLLGQDHLTTTGSIVCTVMVYFKPKPSYKFKAPCLYAFDCSESLELSFQHAEQELLQRLIFLWGEPLPKEAPLVSPDAQFHQDYYLYPENTSILDAWLAGEFLTVKTETKPDSFNMIFADLSSTSTPEYHVAKAICPETHELYFGLSENFPQIYRNKAQMVHPIP from the coding sequence ATGACATTGCAGTTTAAAAAGGTTTTGCATTCCCAGCTTGCAGAGTGGACACTTGAGCCGCCCTTCGTTGAAACGGCGACGGTGTGCAATCTCAAGATCTTTGGAGTTGGGATGATAGCGAGCCATCCCAAGTTTGGCCAGGCTATAGGTGCAGCAGCCTCATTGCTTGAAACCCCAAGCAATCGCGCCTGGTTTGAGCTTTGCGAAAGAGCGGCGATACTTGAAGGCCTAGCCAAGGGTCCTGATGGGATTTTCCCCATTCGAGACATAGACGGGCATCTTCGTGAGATGCGCAGAGGCCGACTTGTTTTTGGTGACGATACCTACAACCAACAGAGCTTGAGCTTAAAAAAATCGAAATCAAATGGAGTCGCACTTTATAGCAATTGGCCTGAAGCTTGTCTGAGGGCAAGTTTAGAGCTTATGGAGCGCCATCACATTTTAGAATCTTGGCGGGGCCAGACGCTCCCTAAAAGGTGTATCCCTTCCTCTCTTGGTTCGCTGCACCCACTGCACGAGATATACGATCCGCACTACTATCTTCTAGGGCAAGATCATCTCACGACCACAGGCTCAATCGTTTGTACGGTGATGGTTTACTTCAAACCGAAGCCTTCATACAAATTTAAAGCCCCTTGTCTTTACGCCTTCGATTGCAGTGAATCCCTAGAACTTAGTTTTCAACATGCGGAACAAGAGCTACTCCAAAGACTCATTTTCTTATGGGGTGAACCGTTACCAAAAGAAGCTCCTCTCGTTTCCCCGGATGCTCAATTTCATCAAGACTACTATCTGTATCCTGAAAACACCTCGATCCTGGATGCGTGGCTAGCTGGTGAGTTTCTTACGGTCAAGACTGAAACTAAACCTGATTCATTCAACATGATTTTTGCCGATCTATCCAGTACATCCACCCCTGAATACCATGTGGCAAAAGCCATTTGCCCCGAAACCCACGAGCTCTACTTCGGGCTTTCAGAAAATTTTCCCCAGATCTACCGTAACAAGGCTCAGATGGTTCATCCCATCCCTTGA
- a CDS encoding POT family MFS transporter, producing the protein MSSYSSVPDDSHKAPRGIPFIIANEAAERFSYYGMRTILVVFMTKYMMDSSGAKDLMSPEEAKAYFHLFNSGVYLFPLLGAILADWLLGKYRTILWLSIVYCLGHLALAIDETRLGLGIGLTLIAIGSGGIKPCVSAHVGDQFGKNNKHLMDKVFSWFYLSINVGAFLSTLSTPLLLEYYGPHLAFGVPGALMLLATWLFYAGRKTFIHVPASGNQFFKETFSVDGMKIILRLAVIYCFVAMFWALYDQTASAWVLQADNMDRYFMGIEWLPSQIQAVNPILILTLTPLVTYGLYPFLRTIIPLGYLTRMGIGFFLTVAAFLISALIESWITAGQTPSIAWQLLAYLVITLAEVFVSITCLEFSYAQAPKSMKSFIMSLYLVSVALGNLFVMAVNFFIQNEDGTSKLAGADYYLFFAGTMFVASVLFIAVAKWYNSEGPKSKPQGGIKGEALAIENA; encoded by the coding sequence ATGTCAAGTTATTCTAGTGTACCCGACGATAGTCACAAGGCTCCCCGGGGCATCCCTTTCATTATTGCGAATGAGGCAGCCGAGCGTTTTAGTTACTACGGCATGAGAACAATCTTGGTCGTTTTCATGACCAAGTACATGATGGACTCTAGTGGTGCAAAGGACTTGATGTCTCCCGAAGAGGCCAAAGCCTACTTCCATCTTTTTAATTCTGGAGTCTACTTATTTCCACTTTTGGGCGCAATTCTGGCTGATTGGTTGCTTGGCAAATACAGAACCATTCTCTGGCTTTCCATAGTCTACTGCCTTGGCCATCTCGCCCTTGCCATCGACGAAACGCGCTTAGGCCTTGGTATCGGCCTCACCCTTATTGCCATTGGCTCAGGTGGTATCAAACCTTGTGTTTCCGCTCACGTTGGGGATCAGTTCGGCAAGAACAACAAGCACCTGATGGATAAAGTATTTAGTTGGTTCTATCTTTCTATTAATGTTGGTGCCTTCCTTTCGACGCTTTCTACTCCACTTCTACTTGAATACTACGGTCCGCATTTGGCCTTCGGTGTCCCTGGCGCCCTGATGCTTTTGGCTACCTGGCTTTTCTATGCTGGACGCAAGACCTTCATCCACGTTCCTGCTAGCGGCAATCAGTTTTTCAAAGAAACTTTTAGTGTCGATGGCATGAAGATTATCCTTCGCTTAGCTGTGATCTACTGTTTCGTAGCGATGTTCTGGGCTCTCTACGACCAAACAGCATCTGCTTGGGTTCTGCAAGCAGACAACATGGATCGCTACTTTATGGGAATCGAGTGGCTACCTTCGCAGATTCAAGCTGTGAACCCAATTCTGATTCTCACCCTAACGCCTCTCGTGACCTATGGCCTCTATCCCTTTCTACGGACTATAATTCCACTTGGTTATTTGACTCGCATGGGCATCGGTTTCTTTTTGACAGTGGCTGCGTTTTTGATCTCGGCTCTGATCGAATCATGGATCACCGCTGGCCAAACCCCTAGCATAGCCTGGCAGCTTCTAGCCTATCTAGTGATCACCCTGGCTGAAGTATTCGTTTCAATCACGTGCTTGGAGTTTTCTTACGCTCAAGCTCCAAAATCCATGAAATCCTTTATTATGTCTCTTTACCTAGTATCAGTCGCACTTGGTAACTTGTTTGTGATGGCTGTGAACTTTTTCATTCAGAACGAAGATGGAACGAGTAAGCTGGCTGGTGCAGACTACTACCTGTTCTTTGCGGGAACTATGTTTGTGGCGTCGGTTCTGTTTATCGCTGTCGCCAAGTGGTACAACAGCGAGGGGCCGAAAAGTAAGCCCCAAGGTGGTATCAAAGGGGAAGCCTTAGCGATTGAAAACGCTTAG
- a CDS encoding U32 family peptidase, whose protein sequence is MLSLSMQRDHIVTQRNEPKAVQIGKVPEILAPAGGRAQFFAALNAGADAVYLGLKEFNARGRAENFSIEDLEELVPLAKDQGMKVLVTLNILLKDIEFDRLIERLSQLQWVGIHAVIIQDLGVARIVRDYFPSLRMHASTQMAVHNVHGVRQAKAMGFQRVVVARELTIQELKLIHKELAETPVEIEAFCHGSLCYSYSGLCFFSGAEDARSGNRGECAYTCRKPYKILNEPGHGFLFSMKDLNSNQDLERLVEAQVDTLKIEGRKKDAQYVATVVGMYRKRLNEIFGRNTAPQDRSYMRDFKKDMAFSFHRDTTSFFMNGRYHENVIDLSNPTHRGLEVGKVSQVKGRQVVFDTMEPIERFDGLRIDPVAATFHAKPQHGSQVQGHMGEATRKYENKICQFSVRDMYINGKKAPRGQKRQRLTISLPDEVPLPKVGDPIFKTRSNELKRVTEALAKPREARLMALKEIDLDIFADSHDGETTLRFKAHLRGQELATHQFSWPAERPKKAATLEDDLKRSLSLFGDFNLHANLSVEGDLNWFLPRSQVKRLKQDLGTVIQKGIETYTRRSIQGGRLAMSRQRSSLPPALDESYTVKIDRMEYMDFLVQYKLDTGFSPAEIIFEPKRAFLSGKPQDLMKELWLKAQHLGTTLRLAIPTVLRAWDEAVVKRYVSAYWELGGRAFDLGNVGAKSALQAWGYETSDMVSDFTLYSLNTAAVEELGALGLKRVCLSVEDDETSIMTKLQSWPEIGVQAEVILYKDTPLFIAEACSLTALHHGCPTAKVCGYRTLEVENDEGEQFLIAHESCKSIVYGKQAYSISHYRERLQAAGVGCFRIDFLTRPYDQKGFTNVLNSCLTGSKVADSHAANYSRELL, encoded by the coding sequence GTGCTTTCTTTATCAATGCAAAGGGACCATATCGTGACGCAAAGAAACGAACCTAAGGCAGTTCAAATAGGAAAAGTGCCCGAGATACTAGCCCCTGCAGGGGGCCGTGCGCAGTTCTTTGCAGCCTTAAATGCTGGTGCTGATGCGGTCTATTTGGGGCTTAAAGAATTCAATGCCCGTGGCCGTGCTGAAAACTTCAGTATAGAAGATCTTGAGGAGCTGGTGCCCCTTGCCAAAGATCAGGGGATGAAAGTTTTAGTGACCCTGAACATCTTGCTAAAAGATATAGAGTTTGATCGGTTGATCGAACGGCTATCCCAACTTCAATGGGTTGGTATCCATGCAGTTATCATTCAAGATTTAGGGGTCGCGCGGATCGTTCGTGACTATTTTCCTTCTCTAAGAATGCACGCCTCGACTCAGATGGCTGTGCATAACGTTCATGGGGTCCGCCAAGCGAAGGCTATGGGCTTTCAGAGAGTCGTTGTAGCCCGCGAACTTACAATTCAAGAGTTAAAACTGATTCACAAGGAGCTTGCTGAGACACCTGTCGAGATCGAAGCTTTTTGCCATGGCAGCCTTTGCTACAGCTACAGCGGCCTTTGCTTCTTCTCAGGGGCGGAAGATGCCCGCAGTGGTAACCGCGGCGAGTGTGCCTACACCTGTCGTAAACCCTACAAAATTCTGAACGAGCCGGGCCATGGTTTTCTTTTCAGCATGAAAGATCTTAATAGCAATCAAGATCTAGAGCGACTGGTTGAAGCTCAGGTAGACACGCTCAAGATCGAAGGTCGTAAAAAGGATGCGCAGTACGTGGCTACGGTGGTGGGGATGTATCGCAAGCGCCTAAACGAGATTTTTGGTCGCAATACAGCTCCTCAGGATCGCAGTTACATGAGAGATTTTAAAAAAGATATGGCCTTTAGCTTTCATCGCGATACCACATCATTTTTTATGAATGGCCGCTATCATGAGAACGTTATTGATCTGTCTAACCCTACTCATCGTGGCCTAGAGGTTGGCAAGGTGAGCCAGGTGAAGGGGCGGCAAGTGGTGTTTGACACTATGGAGCCTATCGAGCGTTTTGATGGCCTGCGCATTGACCCTGTAGCAGCGACATTCCACGCCAAGCCTCAGCACGGCTCCCAGGTGCAGGGCCATATGGGTGAAGCAACTCGTAAGTATGAAAACAAAATTTGCCAATTCTCGGTTCGTGATATGTACATCAATGGTAAGAAGGCTCCACGTGGCCAGAAAAGGCAGCGACTGACGATCAGCCTTCCCGATGAGGTTCCCCTTCCTAAAGTTGGCGATCCGATTTTTAAAACCCGATCCAACGAGCTGAAGCGAGTTACTGAAGCCTTAGCCAAACCCCGTGAAGCTCGTCTCATGGCCTTGAAAGAAATTGACCTTGATATATTTGCTGATAGTCACGATGGAGAAACCACGTTAAGATTCAAAGCTCACCTTCGCGGTCAAGAACTTGCGACCCATCAGTTTTCCTGGCCCGCAGAGAGACCTAAAAAGGCTGCTACCTTGGAAGACGATTTAAAGCGATCTCTAAGCCTCTTTGGGGATTTTAACTTGCATGCAAATCTTTCCGTCGAGGGTGACCTAAACTGGTTTTTACCAAGAAGTCAAGTCAAGCGATTGAAGCAGGACTTAGGGACTGTGATCCAGAAGGGTATAGAGACCTATACGCGACGCTCGATTCAAGGGGGCCGCCTTGCTATGAGCAGGCAACGAAGCTCGCTGCCCCCTGCTCTTGATGAAAGCTATACAGTTAAAATTGACCGTATGGAGTATATGGATTTTCTAGTCCAGTACAAACTAGACACAGGGTTCTCACCCGCCGAAATTATATTTGAACCCAAACGAGCCTTCTTGAGCGGTAAGCCTCAAGACTTGATGAAGGAGCTTTGGCTGAAGGCGCAGCATCTGGGTACGACCCTGCGCTTGGCTATTCCGACCGTTCTTAGGGCTTGGGATGAGGCAGTTGTCAAGCGTTATGTGTCAGCTTACTGGGAGCTGGGTGGTCGAGCTTTTGATCTGGGAAATGTGGGGGCGAAGAGTGCTCTCCAGGCTTGGGGTTACGAAACTAGCGACATGGTCTCTGATTTTACCCTCTATAGCCTTAACACGGCAGCGGTCGAGGAGCTTGGTGCTCTTGGCTTAAAGCGAGTGTGTTTGTCGGTGGAAGATGACGAAACAAGCATAATGACCAAGCTTCAGTCTTGGCCAGAGATAGGGGTACAGGCCGAGGTGATCCTTTACAAGGATACGCCGCTTTTCATTGCTGAAGCATGTTCCTTAACAGCCTTACATCACGGCTGTCCGACTGCAAAAGTTTGCGGATATCGTACGCTAGAGGTCGAAAATGATGAGGGCGAGCAGTTTCTTATTGCCCATGAAAGCTGTAAATCGATCGTCTATGGAAAGCAGGCTTATAGCATCAGTCACTATCGTGAGCGACTCCAAGCGGCCGGTGTGGGTTGCTTTAGGATTGATTTTTTGACGCGACCATACGATCAAAAAGGCTTCACGAATGTTTTGAATTCTTGTTTAACTGGGAGTAAGGTAGCGGATAGTCATGCGGCCAATTATAGCCGCGAGTTGCTGTAA